In bacterium, a single genomic region encodes these proteins:
- a CDS encoding aminotransferase class I/II-fold pyridoxal phosphate-dependent enzyme codes for MEQTSAQPPVMSAQFAGRQPSVIRMAQLRFDERRDGTEAINVAIGNVSLPMYPAMQERLRNLGAPQSPFRDGVVKYSSTAGTQECIDAFMNVIASSGFDTAGLHGHITEGGTQAMELLIVGVCGPAGTDEAPLLLIDAAYTNYKTLCQRLGRATCSVQRSLGEDGKFSLPDPARIEQVIREKKPRAMVVIPYDNPTGQYYDHEALVALARLAVKHNLWLVSDEAYRELYYTGGRCTSVWGVTEAEAPGITGRRIGIETTSKVWNACGLRIGALVTDNEPFHRKAIAEHTVSLCSSVIGQYVFGALAHEDHATLRAWYGKQRDYYRGMLFDFTSRMRAALPGVIVSSPDAAIYSVLDVRNIVADGFDALDFVLWCASEGKVDVGGRALTVLTAPMAGFYSVPAGEPNPGRTQMRVAYVETPERMAMIPELFADLLRQYERKRAG; via the coding sequence ATGGAACAGACCAGCGCGCAGCCGCCCGTGATGTCCGCCCAGTTCGCCGGGCGCCAGCCTTCGGTCATCCGCATGGCGCAGCTCCGCTTCGACGAGCGCCGCGACGGCACCGAGGCGATCAACGTGGCGATCGGCAACGTCTCGCTCCCGATGTACCCGGCCATGCAGGAGCGCCTGCGGAACCTCGGCGCGCCGCAGAGCCCCTTCCGCGACGGGGTCGTGAAGTACTCGTCGACCGCCGGGACCCAGGAATGCATCGACGCCTTCATGAACGTGATCGCCAGCAGCGGCTTCGACACCGCCGGCCTGCACGGCCACATCACCGAGGGCGGCACCCAGGCCATGGAGCTGCTGATCGTGGGCGTCTGCGGACCCGCCGGCACGGACGAGGCCCCGCTGCTGTTGATCGACGCCGCCTACACCAACTACAAGACGCTCTGCCAGCGTCTCGGCCGCGCCACCTGCTCGGTGCAGCGCAGCCTGGGCGAGGACGGCAAGTTCTCGCTGCCCGACCCCGCGCGGATCGAGCAGGTCATCCGCGAGAAGAAGCCCCGCGCGATGGTCGTGATCCCCTACGACAACCCGACCGGACAGTACTACGACCACGAGGCGCTGGTCGCCCTGGCCCGTCTCGCGGTGAAGCACAACCTGTGGCTGGTGAGCGACGAGGCCTACCGCGAGCTGTACTACACGGGCGGCCGCTGCACCAGCGTCTGGGGCGTGACCGAGGCCGAGGCGCCCGGCATCACCGGCCGCCGCATCGGCATCGAGACCACCTCGAAGGTCTGGAACGCCTGCGGGCTGCGCATCGGCGCCCTGGTCACCGACAACGAGCCCTTCCACCGCAAGGCCATCGCCGAGCACACCGTCAGCCTCTGCAGCAGCGTGATCGGGCAGTACGTCTTCGGCGCGCTGGCCCACGAGGACCACGCGACGCTGCGCGCCTGGTACGGCAAGCAGCGCGATTACTACCGCGGCATGCTCTTCGACTTCACCTCGCGGATGCGCGCCGCCCTGCCCGGCGTGATCGTCTCGAGCCCCGACGCCGCCATCTACTCGGTGCTGGACGTGCGCAACATCGTGGCCGACGGGTTCGACGCCCTGGACTTCGTCCTGTGGTGCGCGTCCGAGGGGAAGGTCGACGTCGGCGGCCGGGCGCTCACGGTGCTGACCGCCCCGATGGCCGGTTTCTACAGCGTGCCCGCGGGGGAGCCCAACCCGGGCCG